A region from the Antennarius striatus isolate MH-2024 chromosome 24, ASM4005453v1, whole genome shotgun sequence genome encodes:
- the f10 gene encoding coagulation factor X, with translation MFWFHRLSLGLLLVHMATAHVVFLDDKVATQVLTRRRRANTFFEEVKQGNMERECVEERCSWEEAREIFENAEKTDEFWAKYVDGDACESMPCAHGGLCKDGIGSYECYCQAGYQGFNCEIVIPELCENKNGGCEHFCRVVRGNVQCSCADGYSLESDDKSCYSNDTYKCGAIITENIRTVFRYERENKTLENTTRTNLTDLYVHINSTEQMNVTDNSSSHIIPENYVLEELLSSYRAGMTRIVNGEDCPPGECPWQALLLNEEHRGFCGGTILNEYIILTAAHCMKQSQYLYVKLGEFDTLVEHGNEATHMVESIMTHNKYKPETYLNDIALIKLVKPIKFSRYILPACLPKQGFAEKVLMRQQDGMVSGFGRLGEGRQPSTILQRLTIPYVDRLTCIESTQLRISPNMFCAGYDEIARDACQGDSGGPHVTRYRDTYFVTGVVSWGEGCARKGKYGIYTQVSKYIQWIRDGMQRLMHKDVSGNRKKRHHSAIKRMTL, from the exons CCTGCTGGTCCACATGGCAACCGCTCACGTGG TCTTCTTGGATGATAAGGTGGCCACTCAGGTTCTGACTCGGAGGAGAAGAGCCAACACCTTTTTTGAGGAGGTCAAACAAGGCAACATGGAGAGGGAGTGTGTGGAGGAGCGCTGCAGCTGGGAGGAGGCTCGAGAGATCTTTGAAAACGCTGAGAAAACT gaTGAATTCTGGGCCAAATACGTTG ATGGCGATGCATGTGAGTCGATGCCCTGTGCCCATGGAGGACTTTGTAAAGATGGAATTGGTAGCTATGAGTGCTACTGCCAGGCCGGGTACCAGGGCTTCAACTGCGAAATTG TTATTCCTGAGCTCTGTGAAAACAAGAACGGGGGTTGCGAACATTTCTGCAGAGTGGTCCGAGGAAATGTTCAATGCTCCTGCGCCGATGGGTACTCTCTGGAGTCAGACGATAAATCCTGCTACTCCAATG ACACCTACAAATGTGGCGCCATCATTACTGAAAACATCCGGACTGTTTTCAGGTATGAGCGGGAGAACAAGACGCTGGAGAACACAACTAGAACCAATCTGACCGATCTCTACGTCCACATCAACTCCACTGAACAGATGAATGTGacagacaacagcagcagccacatCATACCAGAAAATTATGTTTTAGAGGAGTTGCTCTCCTCTTACAGGGCGGGTATGACCCGAATTGTTAACGGAGAGGACTGTCCTCCAGGAGAATGTCCTTGGCAG GCCCTCCTCTTAAATGAAGAACACCGTGGATTCTGTGGAGGAACAATTCTCAACGAATACATCATCCTGACCGCCGCCCACTGCATGAAGCAATCCCAGTACCTCTATGTGAAGCTCG GTGAATTTGACACACTGGTGGAACACGGCAATGAAGCTACTCACATGGTGGAAAGCATCATGACCCACAATAAATATAAGCCCGAAACCTACCTCAACGACATCGCACTTATTAAATTGGTCAAACCCATCAAGTTCAGTCGGTACATCCTGCCGGCCTGCTTGCCGAAGCAAGGTTTTGCTGAAAAG GTCTTGATGCGGCAGCAGGACGGCATGGTCAGTGGTTTTGGCCGTCTCGGCGAGGGTCGCCAACCATCCACCATCTTGCAGCGCCTCACCATACCCTACGTAGACCGCTTAACCTGCATTGAATCCACCCAGCTGCGCATCTCTCCCAACATGTTCTGCGCCGGTTATGATGAAATAGCCAGAGATGCCTGTCAAGGCGACAGCGGCGGGCCGCACGTCACGCGCTACCGCGACACCTACTTTGTCACTGGCGTCGTGAGCTGGGGTGAAGGCTGCGCACGCAAAGGCAAATACGGCATCTACACCCAGGTGTCCAAGTATATTCAGTGGATCCGAGACGGCATGCAAAGGCTGATGCACAAAGACGTGAGCGGCAACAGGAAGAAGAGGCACCACAGCGCCATCAAGAGGATGACGCTCTAA